The following are from one region of the Streptomyces changanensis genome:
- the xylA gene encoding xylose isomerase encodes MPERFAPTPDDLFTFGLWTVGWQGADPFGAATRPPLDPVETVERLAGLGAYGVTFHDDDLIPFGSSDAEREAVVKRFRDALDRTGMKVPMATTNLFTHPVFKDGAFTANDRDVRRYALRKTIRNIDLAVELGAHTYVAWGGREGAESGAAKDVRVALDRMKEAFDLLGQYVTEQGYDLRFAIEPKPNEPRGDILLPTVGHALAFIERLERPDLVGVNPETGHEQMAGLNFPHGIAQALWAGKLFHIDLNGQSGIKYDQDLRFGAGDLRQAFWLVDLLESAGYDGPRHFDFKPVRTDGADGVWESAGNCMRNYLILKERAAAFRADPEVREALRASRLDELSRPTAEDGLAALLADPTAYETFDVADAAGRSMAFERLDQLAMEHLLAVR; translated from the coding sequence ATGCCGGAACGCTTCGCCCCCACCCCCGACGACCTGTTCACCTTCGGTCTGTGGACCGTCGGCTGGCAGGGCGCCGACCCCTTCGGCGCCGCCACCCGCCCGCCGCTCGACCCGGTCGAGACGGTGGAGCGCCTGGCCGGCCTCGGCGCGTACGGCGTCACCTTCCACGACGACGACCTCATCCCGTTCGGCTCCTCCGACGCCGAGCGCGAGGCCGTCGTCAAGCGCTTCCGCGACGCGCTGGACCGCACCGGCATGAAGGTGCCGATGGCCACCACGAACCTCTTCACCCACCCGGTCTTCAAGGACGGCGCCTTCACCGCCAACGACCGGGACGTCCGCCGCTACGCGCTGCGCAAGACGATCCGCAACATCGACCTGGCCGTCGAGCTCGGGGCGCACACCTACGTCGCCTGGGGCGGCCGGGAGGGCGCGGAGTCGGGCGCCGCCAAGGACGTCCGCGTCGCCCTCGACCGCATGAAGGAGGCGTTCGACCTCCTCGGCCAGTACGTCACCGAGCAGGGCTACGACCTGCGCTTCGCCATCGAGCCCAAGCCCAACGAGCCGCGCGGCGACATCCTCCTGCCCACCGTCGGCCACGCCCTGGCCTTCATCGAGCGCCTGGAGCGCCCCGACCTCGTCGGCGTGAACCCGGAGACGGGCCACGAGCAGATGGCGGGCCTCAACTTCCCCCACGGCATCGCCCAGGCCCTGTGGGCGGGCAAGCTCTTCCACATCGACCTCAACGGCCAGTCCGGCATCAAGTACGACCAGGACCTCCGCTTCGGCGCCGGGGACCTGCGCCAGGCGTTCTGGCTGGTCGACCTGCTGGAGAGCGCCGGCTACGACGGCCCGCGCCACTTCGACTTCAAGCCGGTCCGCACCGACGGCGCCGACGGGGTGTGGGAGTCCGCCGGGAACTGCATGCGCAACTACCTGATCCTCAAGGAACGCGCCGCGGCCTTCCGCGCCGACCCCGAGGTCCGCGAGGCCCTGCGCGCCTCCCGCCTGGACGAGCTCTCCCGCCCGACCGCCGAGGACGGCCTCGCCGCGCTGCTCGCGGACCCGACGGCGTACGAGACCTTCGACGTGGCCGACGCGGCCGGCCGCTCCATGGCCTTCGAACGGCTCGACCAGCTCGCCATGGAGCACCTCCTGGCCGTCCGCTGA
- the xylB gene encoding xylulokinase: protein MDPLVIGVDSSTQSTKAAVVDAASGRLLAVGRAPHTVTGEGGARESDPERWWAALAEAVAAALAEAGADPRAVTGLAVAGQQHGLVVLDGAGRPLRPALLWNDTRSAPQAAALTGALGSGAWLERTGSVPVASMTAAKWRWLRENEPRSADAAAAVRLPHDFLTERLTGTAATDPGDASGTCWYSTATGAYDPELLALLELDPALLPRIAPSAGTRVGTLTPAAAEALGLPGGVPVAAGTGDNMAAAVGLGLGTRGLLDHPAVSLGTSGTVFAATRTRPATAALAGFAAADGHGTHLPLGCTLNCTLAVDRMAALLGLDREDAAPGGEAVVLPYLDGERTPDLPAAAGLITGVRHTTTPRQLLGAAYEGAVFALLRALEELPAQGAGGDAPLRLVGGGARGRAWVETVRRLSGRPVVLPRTTELVAVGAAALAAGAATGDDPVAVATAWGTGGGETLPPVAPDRDTLDRIASVLDRATPLLTTQGHR, encoded by the coding sequence ATGGATCCCCTAGTCATCGGCGTGGACAGCTCGACGCAGTCCACCAAGGCGGCCGTCGTGGACGCCGCGAGCGGCCGGCTGCTGGCCGTCGGGCGTGCCCCGCACACCGTGACCGGTGAGGGCGGCGCCCGGGAGAGCGACCCCGAGCGGTGGTGGGCCGCGCTCGCCGAGGCCGTGGCCGCCGCGCTCGCGGAGGCCGGCGCCGACCCCCGGGCCGTGACGGGCCTCGCCGTCGCCGGCCAGCAGCACGGGCTCGTGGTCCTCGACGGCGCCGGACGCCCGCTGCGCCCCGCCCTGCTGTGGAACGACACCCGCTCCGCGCCCCAGGCGGCGGCCCTCACCGGAGCACTGGGCTCCGGGGCGTGGCTGGAGCGGACCGGCTCCGTCCCGGTGGCGTCCATGACGGCCGCCAAGTGGCGGTGGCTGCGCGAGAACGAGCCGCGCTCCGCGGACGCGGCCGCCGCGGTGCGCCTCCCGCACGACTTCCTCACCGAACGGCTGACCGGGACGGCCGCCACCGACCCCGGCGACGCCTCCGGGACCTGCTGGTACTCCACCGCGACCGGCGCCTACGACCCGGAGCTGCTCGCCCTGCTGGAACTGGACCCCGCGCTGCTGCCGCGGATCGCGCCCTCGGCCGGCACCCGCGTCGGCACGCTCACCCCGGCCGCCGCCGAGGCGCTCGGGCTGCCCGGCGGCGTCCCCGTCGCCGCCGGGACGGGCGACAACATGGCCGCCGCCGTCGGGCTGGGCCTCGGCACGCGCGGGCTGCTCGACCACCCGGCGGTCTCGCTCGGCACGTCCGGCACCGTCTTCGCGGCGACCCGGACGCGCCCCGCGACGGCCGCCCTCGCCGGCTTCGCCGCCGCCGACGGGCACGGCACCCACCTGCCGCTGGGCTGCACCCTCAACTGCACCCTCGCCGTCGACCGGATGGCCGCGCTGCTGGGCCTGGACCGCGAGGACGCGGCGCCGGGCGGCGAAGCCGTCGTCCTGCCGTACCTGGACGGCGAGCGCACCCCCGACCTGCCCGCCGCCGCCGGACTGATCACCGGCGTACGGCACACCACCACGCCGCGGCAGCTGCTGGGCGCGGCCTACGAGGGCGCCGTCTTCGCCCTGCTGCGCGCCCTGGAGGAGCTTCCCGCGCAGGGCGCCGGCGGGGACGCGCCGCTGCGGCTCGTCGGAGGCGGCGCCCGGGGCCGCGCCTGGGTGGAGACGGTACGGCGGCTCTCGGGGCGCCCCGTCGTGCTGCCGCGCACCACCGAACTCGTCGCCGTCGGCGCCGCCGCGCTGGCGGCGGGCGCGGCGACCGGGGACGACCCGGTCGCCGTCGCGACGGCGTGGGGCACCGGCGGGGGCGAGACGCTGCCGCCGGTCGCACCCGACCGTGACACGCTGGACCGGATCGCCTCCGTACTCGACCGGGCAACCCCTCTCCTCACCACACAGGGACACCGATGA
- the yicI gene encoding alpha-xylosidase gives MKFTDGFWLMRDGVRASYATEVRDLHVSDDHVTAYAAVRRVEHRGHTLNSPLLTVECFSPAEGVIGVRTTHHAGKAHRGPEFALPGADAGGGGFARTRRDGSVTELTSGPLTVRLDRDGPWGLTFLDADGRRLTAVESKGTAFVETADGAHHMVAQLALAVGEQVYGLGERFTPFVRNGQSVDIWQADGGTSSEQAYKNVPFHLSSRGYGVFVNHPGRVSYEVGSESVGQVQFSVEDQSLEFYVVAGPTPKEVLARYTALTGRPALPPAWSFGLWLTTSFCTSYDEETVMSFVDGMAEREIPLSVFHFDCFWMREYQWSDFQWDPETFPDPEGMLARLKERGLRVSMWINPYIGQKSALFAEGAALGHLVRRPDGDVWQWDLWQAGMALVDFTSPEARAWFQGKLKVLLDQGVDCFKTDFGERVPTDVVWHDGSDPERMHNYYAQLYNECVFELLEKERGHGEAVVFARSATAGGQKYPVHWGGDCFASFEAMAESLRGGLSLGLSGFGFWSHDIGGFEGTPEPAVFKRWLAFGLLSSHSRLHGNMSYRVPWEFGEEAVEVARQFTELKHRLMPYLYGAAVEAHRTGVPLMRPMLLEFPGDPGCRTLDRQYMLGPDLLVAPVFSADGEVEFYLPEGVWTHLLTGERVTGPVWRRDTYGFDGLPLYVRPGAVLPLGADDQRPDGDWLDGLTLLVQPDADGAVVSVPDPSGAEAARFTVVRDGGAVRVVAAGTDRPFRVRVVGAGSAGGVGEVVVPPGR, from the coding sequence ATGAAGTTCACCGACGGCTTCTGGCTGATGCGGGACGGCGTCCGCGCCTCGTACGCGACCGAGGTGCGCGACCTGCACGTCAGCGACGACCACGTCACCGCCTACGCGGCGGTCAGGCGGGTCGAGCACCGGGGGCACACGCTCAACTCGCCGCTGCTCACCGTGGAGTGCTTCTCCCCCGCCGAGGGGGTGATCGGCGTCCGCACCACCCACCACGCGGGGAAGGCGCACCGCGGGCCCGAGTTCGCGCTGCCGGGGGCCGACGCGGGCGGCGGGGGCTTCGCCCGCACCCGGCGGGACGGCTCCGTCACCGAGCTGACCAGCGGGCCGCTCACGGTGCGGCTGGACCGCGACGGGCCGTGGGGGCTGACGTTCCTCGACGCGGACGGGCGGCGGCTGACCGCGGTGGAGTCGAAGGGCACCGCCTTCGTGGAGACCGCCGACGGGGCGCACCACATGGTCGCGCAGCTGGCCCTGGCCGTGGGCGAGCAGGTGTACGGGCTCGGGGAGCGCTTCACGCCGTTCGTCCGCAACGGCCAGAGCGTCGACATCTGGCAGGCGGACGGCGGCACCAGCAGCGAGCAGGCGTACAAGAACGTGCCGTTCCACCTGTCGTCACGGGGGTACGGCGTCTTCGTCAACCACCCGGGCCGGGTGTCGTACGAGGTGGGCTCCGAGTCGGTGGGCCAGGTGCAGTTCAGCGTCGAGGACCAGTCGCTGGAGTTCTACGTGGTGGCGGGGCCGACGCCGAAGGAGGTGCTCGCCCGGTACACGGCGCTGACGGGGCGGCCGGCGCTGCCGCCGGCGTGGTCGTTCGGCCTGTGGCTCACGACGTCGTTCTGCACCTCGTACGACGAGGAGACGGTCATGTCCTTCGTCGACGGGATGGCGGAGCGGGAGATCCCGCTGTCGGTCTTCCACTTCGACTGCTTCTGGATGCGCGAGTACCAGTGGTCGGACTTCCAGTGGGACCCGGAGACCTTCCCCGACCCGGAGGGCATGCTGGCCCGGCTCAAGGAGCGGGGGCTGCGCGTCAGCATGTGGATCAACCCGTACATCGGGCAGAAGTCGGCGCTGTTCGCCGAGGGCGCCGCCCTCGGCCACCTGGTGCGGCGGCCGGACGGGGACGTCTGGCAGTGGGACCTGTGGCAGGCCGGGATGGCGCTGGTGGACTTCACGAGCCCGGAGGCGCGGGCCTGGTTCCAGGGCAAGCTGAAGGTGCTGCTGGACCAGGGCGTCGACTGCTTCAAGACGGACTTCGGCGAGCGCGTCCCGACGGACGTCGTCTGGCACGACGGCTCCGACCCGGAGCGGATGCACAACTACTACGCCCAGCTGTACAACGAGTGCGTCTTCGAGCTGCTGGAGAAGGAGCGCGGCCACGGCGAGGCGGTGGTGTTCGCCCGCTCGGCGACGGCCGGCGGGCAGAAGTACCCGGTCCACTGGGGCGGTGACTGCTTCGCGTCGTTCGAGGCGATGGCGGAGTCGCTGCGCGGCGGGCTGTCGCTGGGACTGTCGGGGTTCGGCTTCTGGAGCCACGACATCGGCGGGTTCGAGGGCACGCCGGAGCCGGCCGTCTTCAAGCGGTGGCTCGCCTTCGGTCTGCTGTCGTCGCACAGCAGGCTGCACGGGAACATGTCGTACCGCGTGCCGTGGGAGTTCGGCGAGGAGGCGGTGGAGGTGGCCCGGCAGTTCACGGAACTGAAGCACCGGCTGATGCCGTACCTGTACGGGGCGGCGGTGGAGGCGCACCGCACGGGCGTGCCGCTGATGAGGCCGATGCTGCTGGAGTTCCCCGGCGACCCCGGCTGCCGGACGCTGGACCGGCAGTACATGCTCGGCCCCGACCTGCTGGTGGCGCCGGTGTTCTCGGCGGACGGGGAGGTCGAGTTCTACCTGCCGGAGGGGGTGTGGACGCACCTGCTGACCGGGGAGCGGGTGACCGGCCCGGTGTGGCGGCGTGACACGTACGGGTTCGACGGCCTGCCGCTGTACGTGCGGCCGGGCGCGGTCCTGCCGCTCGGCGCGGACGACCAGCGGCCCGACGGCGACTGGCTGGACGGGCTGACGCTGCTGGTCCAGCCGGACGCGGACGGCGCGGTGGTGTCGGTGCCGGACCCGTCGGGCGCGGAGGCGGCGCGGTTCACGGTCGTCCGGGACGGTGGCGCGGTGCGGGTGGTGGCGGCCGGCACGGACCGGCCCTTCCGGGTGCGCGTGGTGGGCGCGGGGTCCGCCGGCGGGGTCGGCGAGGTCGTCGTACCGCCGGGCCGCTGA
- a CDS encoding pseudouridine synthase, whose translation MGRRGTRAPVAPLGQRDGVDPARVRLPADPDGAWRTVRDHLVERYAAAIGAGRVDAMLTGGAFVGADGRPVTGREPYAPGLYLWFHREFPPEEPVPFAVGIVHRDERIVVADKPHFLATTPRGRHVTETALARLRRELGLPGLQPAHRLDRLTAGLVLFVVRPEHRGAYQTLFRDRRVVKEYEAVAPYDPGLALPVTVRSRIVKERGVLAAREVPGEPNSESRIELLAHRDGLGRYRLVPATGQTHQLRVHMARLGVPIVDDPLYPAVREDGPEDFTRPLRLLARRLEFTDPVTGDPVRCVSRLSLSGPA comes from the coding sequence GTGGGACGACGTGGAACGAGGGCGCCCGTGGCCCCGCTCGGGCAGCGGGACGGAGTGGACCCCGCGCGGGTGCGGCTGCCGGCCGACCCGGACGGGGCGTGGCGCACGGTGCGGGACCACCTGGTGGAGCGCTACGCCGCGGCGATCGGGGCCGGGCGCGTGGACGCCATGCTCACCGGCGGGGCGTTCGTCGGGGCGGACGGCCGGCCGGTCACCGGTCGCGAGCCGTACGCGCCGGGGCTGTACCTGTGGTTCCACCGGGAGTTCCCGCCGGAGGAGCCGGTGCCGTTCGCGGTCGGGATCGTCCACCGCGACGAGCGGATCGTGGTGGCCGACAAGCCGCACTTCCTGGCGACGACACCGCGCGGCCGGCACGTGACCGAGACGGCGCTGGCGCGGCTGCGGCGCGAGCTGGGCCTGCCGGGGCTCCAGCCGGCGCACCGGCTGGACCGGCTCACGGCGGGGCTGGTGCTCTTCGTCGTGCGGCCGGAGCACCGGGGGGCTTACCAGACGCTGTTCCGGGACCGCCGGGTGGTCAAGGAGTACGAGGCGGTGGCCCCGTACGACCCGGGGCTCGCCCTGCCGGTGACCGTGCGCAGCCGGATCGTGAAGGAGCGGGGCGTGCTCGCGGCGCGGGAGGTGCCGGGCGAGCCGAACAGCGAGAGCCGGATCGAGCTGCTGGCGCACCGGGACGGGCTGGGCCGGTACCGGCTGGTGCCGGCGACCGGCCAGACCCACCAGCTGCGGGTCCACATGGCCCGGCTGGGGGTGCCCATCGTGGACGACCCGCTGTACCCGGCGGTGCGGGAGGACGGGCCGGAGGACTTCACCCGTCCGCTGCGGCTGCTGGCGCGGAGGCTGGAGTTCACCGACCCGGTCACGGGCGACCCGGTGCGGTGCGTGAGCCGCCTGTCGCTCAGTGGCCCCGCCTGA
- a CDS encoding MBL fold metallo-hydrolase, with the protein MAARVEHLVTSGTFSLDGGTWEVENNVWIVGDGAEAVVIDAAHDPDAILAALDGRTLRAVVCTHAHDDHIGAAPALAAATGARILLHPDDLPLWKLTHPDHHPDGELADGQTLTIAGTDLTVLHTPGHAPGAVSLHAPDLGTVFTGDTLFAGGPGATGRSFSHFPTIIDSIRDRLLTLPPETVVRTGHGESTTIGAEAPHLEEWIRRGH; encoded by the coding sequence ATGGCCGCCCGCGTCGAGCACCTCGTCACCTCCGGCACCTTCTCCCTGGACGGGGGCACCTGGGAGGTCGAGAACAACGTCTGGATCGTCGGCGACGGCGCGGAGGCCGTCGTCATCGACGCCGCCCACGACCCCGACGCCATCCTGGCCGCCCTCGACGGCCGGACGCTGCGGGCCGTCGTCTGCACCCACGCCCACGACGACCACATCGGCGCCGCCCCCGCCCTCGCCGCCGCCACCGGCGCCCGGATCCTGCTCCACCCGGACGACCTGCCGCTGTGGAAGCTCACCCACCCCGACCACCACCCGGACGGCGAGCTCGCCGACGGGCAGACCCTCACCATCGCGGGGACCGACCTCACCGTCCTGCACACCCCGGGCCACGCCCCCGGCGCGGTCAGCCTCCACGCGCCCGACCTGGGCACCGTCTTCACCGGCGACACGCTCTTCGCCGGCGGCCCCGGCGCCACCGGCCGGTCCTTCTCCCACTTCCCGACGATCATCGACTCGATCCGCGACCGGCTGCTCACCCTGCCGCCGGAGACGGTCGTCCGCACGGGGCACGGCGAGAGCACCACGATCGGCGCCGAGGCCCCGCACCTGGAGGAGTGGATCAGGCGGGGCCACTGA
- a CDS encoding S-(hydroxymethyl)mycothiol dehydrogenase: protein MAQQVRGVVAPGKNEPVRVETVIVPDPGPGEAVVRVQACGVCHTDLHYKQGGINDDFPFLLGHEAAGVVESVGPDVTEVTPGDFVILNWRAVCGSCRACRRGRPWYCFDTHNATRKMTLEDGTELSAALGIGAFAEKTLVAAGQCTKVDPSVAPAVAGLLGCGVMAGIGAAVNTGAVGRGDTVAVIGCGGVGDAAIVGSRLAGAARIIAVDIDDRKLETARSMGATHTVNSSTTDPVEAVRELTGGFGADVVIEAVGRPETYRQAFYARDLAGTVVLVGVPTPDMKLELPLLDVFGRGGALKSSWYGDCLPSRDFPMLIDLHQQGRIDLGAFVTETIGLGDVEKAFARMHEGDVLRSVVVL, encoded by the coding sequence ATGGCACAGCAGGTCCGAGGGGTCGTGGCCCCGGGGAAGAACGAGCCCGTGCGGGTCGAGACGGTGATCGTCCCGGACCCCGGCCCCGGCGAGGCGGTGGTGCGGGTGCAGGCGTGCGGCGTCTGCCACACGGACCTGCACTACAAGCAGGGCGGCATCAACGACGACTTCCCCTTCCTCCTCGGCCACGAGGCGGCGGGCGTGGTGGAGAGCGTCGGCCCGGACGTCACCGAGGTCACCCCCGGCGACTTCGTGATCCTCAACTGGCGAGCCGTCTGCGGCAGCTGCCGGGCCTGCCGGCGCGGCAGGCCCTGGTACTGCTTCGACACCCACAACGCCACCCGGAAGATGACCCTGGAGGACGGCACCGAGCTGTCCGCCGCGCTGGGCATCGGCGCCTTCGCCGAGAAGACCCTCGTCGCCGCCGGCCAGTGCACCAAGGTCGACCCGTCCGTCGCCCCCGCCGTCGCCGGCCTGCTCGGCTGCGGCGTGATGGCCGGCATCGGCGCGGCCGTCAACACCGGCGCGGTCGGCCGCGGCGACACGGTCGCCGTCATCGGCTGCGGCGGCGTCGGCGACGCCGCGATCGTCGGCTCCCGCCTCGCCGGGGCCGCCCGGATCATCGCCGTCGACATCGACGACCGGAAGCTGGAGACCGCCCGCTCCATGGGCGCCACCCACACCGTGAACAGCAGCACCACCGACCCCGTCGAGGCGGTCCGCGAGCTGACCGGCGGGTTCGGCGCCGACGTCGTCATCGAGGCGGTCGGCCGCCCCGAGACGTACCGGCAGGCGTTCTACGCCCGCGACCTCGCCGGCACGGTCGTCCTCGTCGGCGTCCCCACCCCCGACATGAAGCTGGAGCTCCCGCTGCTCGACGTCTTCGGACGCGGCGGCGCGCTGAAGTCCTCCTGGTACGGCGACTGCCTGCCCTCCCGGGACTTCCCGATGCTCATCGACCTGCACCAGCAGGGCCGCATCGACCTCGGCGCGTTCGTCACCGAGACGATCGGTCTCGGCGACGTCGAGAAGGCGTTCGCGCGGATGCACGAGGGCGACGTCCTGCGCTCGGTGGTGGTCCTCTGA
- a CDS encoding amino acid permease — MSDRSLSAAPTGNAGTPATQASPHVDAGDTGYSKDLKSRHVNMIAIGGAIGTGLFLGAGGRLAGAGPSLAIAYAVCGVFAFFVVRALGELVLYRPSSGAFVSYAREFMGEKGAYTAGWLYFLNWSTTAVADITAAATYAHFWAMFSDVPQWILALIALAVVLTANLISVKYFGEMEFWFAIIKVAALVIFMCVGIFLVVTQHEVGGHTPGLATVSDSGGIFPLGMLPMLMVVQGVVFAYASVELVGVAAGETENPEKIMPKAINSIMWRVGLFYVGSVVLLALLLPYTAYSGDQSPFVTVFDKLGIPGTAGIMNLVVLTAALSSLNSGLYSTGRILRSMAMAGSAPKFTARMNKGQVPYGGILLTAAFGVLGVGLNYVVPGEAFEIVLNLASIGILGTWGMIMICSLLFWSRSTEGRVTRPSYRLPWAPYTQIVTLVFLASVLVLMWWGGGVGRTTVNCLPLIAALLVGGWFAVRKRVGALAASRSQD, encoded by the coding sequence ATGAGCGACCGCTCGCTGTCCGCGGCCCCTACAGGGAACGCCGGAACCCCGGCCACCCAGGCGTCGCCCCACGTCGACGCCGGAGACACCGGCTACAGCAAGGACCTCAAGTCCCGCCACGTCAACATGATCGCCATCGGCGGCGCGATCGGCACCGGCCTCTTCCTCGGCGCCGGTGGCCGCCTGGCGGGCGCGGGCCCCTCCCTCGCCATCGCGTACGCCGTCTGCGGCGTCTTCGCGTTCTTCGTCGTCCGCGCGCTCGGCGAGCTGGTCCTCTACCGCCCCTCCTCGGGCGCCTTCGTGAGCTACGCCCGTGAGTTCATGGGTGAGAAGGGCGCCTACACGGCCGGCTGGCTGTACTTCCTCAACTGGTCGACCACCGCGGTCGCCGACATCACCGCGGCCGCCACGTACGCCCACTTCTGGGCGATGTTCAGCGACGTCCCGCAGTGGATCCTCGCCCTGATCGCCCTCGCCGTCGTGCTCACCGCGAACCTGATCTCGGTGAAGTACTTCGGCGAGATGGAGTTCTGGTTCGCGATCATCAAGGTCGCGGCCCTCGTGATCTTCATGTGCGTCGGCATCTTCCTGGTCGTCACGCAGCACGAGGTCGGCGGGCACACCCCCGGCCTGGCCACGGTCTCCGACAGCGGCGGCATCTTCCCGCTCGGCATGCTGCCGATGCTGATGGTCGTCCAGGGCGTCGTCTTCGCCTACGCCTCCGTCGAGCTGGTCGGCGTCGCCGCCGGTGAGACCGAGAACCCCGAGAAGATCATGCCGAAGGCGATCAACTCGATCATGTGGCGCGTCGGCCTCTTCTACGTCGGCTCCGTCGTCCTGCTGGCGCTGCTCCTGCCGTACACCGCCTACTCCGGCGACCAGAGCCCGTTCGTCACCGTCTTCGACAAGCTCGGCATCCCGGGCACGGCCGGCATCATGAACCTGGTCGTCCTCACCGCCGCCCTGTCCAGCCTGAACTCCGGCCTGTACTCCACCGGCCGCATCCTGCGCTCGATGGCCATGGCGGGCTCCGCGCCCAAGTTCACCGCCCGCATGAACAAGGGCCAGGTGCCCTACGGCGGCATCCTGCTCACCGCCGCCTTCGGTGTGCTGGGCGTCGGCCTGAACTACGTGGTGCCGGGCGAGGCGTTCGAGATCGTGCTGAACCTCGCCTCCATCGGCATCCTCGGCACCTGGGGCATGATCATGATCTGCTCGCTGCTGTTCTGGTCCCGCTCCACGGAGGGCCGGGTCACCCGGCCGTCCTACCGGCTTCCCTGGGCCCCGTACACGCAGATCGTGACGCTCGTCTTCCTCGCGTCCGTCCTCGTCCTGATGTGGTGGGGCGGTGGCGTCGGCCGGACCACGGTCAACTGCCTGCCCCTCATCGCGGCCCTGCTCGTCGGCGGCTGGTTCGCCGTCCGCAAGCGGGTCGGCGCGCTGGCGGCCTCCCGGTCGCAGGACTGA
- a CDS encoding FadR/GntR family transcriptional regulator, with the protein MTTQAQGLHTRVLDALGLAITAGEYPPGSVLRTDELAARFEVSRTVVREVVRVLESMHLVESRRRVGVTVRAAELWNVYDPQVIRWRLAGADRPRQLRSLTVLRSAVEPVAAGLAALHATPEQCRALTEEALGMVATSRGRRLEAYLVHDVAFHRVVLNASGNEMFARLGDVVAEVLAGRTHHHVMFDDPDPAAVTLHVRVAEAVRERDAVRAEELTRQIALGALRELDVLAP; encoded by the coding sequence ATGACGACGCAGGCCCAGGGGCTCCATACGCGCGTGCTGGACGCCCTGGGCCTGGCGATCACCGCCGGGGAGTACCCGCCCGGCAGCGTCCTGCGCACGGACGAGCTGGCCGCCCGCTTCGAGGTCTCCCGCACGGTCGTGCGCGAGGTCGTCCGCGTGCTGGAGTCCATGCACCTCGTGGAGTCCCGCCGCCGCGTCGGCGTGACCGTCCGGGCGGCCGAGCTGTGGAACGTCTACGACCCCCAGGTCATCCGCTGGCGGCTGGCGGGCGCCGACCGTCCGCGCCAGCTGCGCTCGCTCACCGTGCTGCGCTCCGCCGTCGAGCCGGTCGCGGCCGGGCTGGCCGCCCTGCACGCCACGCCGGAGCAGTGCCGCGCCCTCACGGAGGAGGCGCTCGGCATGGTCGCCACCTCGCGGGGCCGCCGGCTGGAGGCGTACCTCGTCCACGACGTGGCGTTCCACCGTGTGGTGCTGAACGCCTCGGGCAACGAGATGTTCGCCCGGCTCGGCGACGTCGTCGCCGAGGTCCTCGCCGGCCGCACCCACCACCATGTGATGTTCGACGACCCCGACCCGGCCGCCGTCACCCTCCATGTGCGCGTCGCCGAGGCGGTGCGGGAGCGGGACGCGGTCCGCGCCGAGGAGCTCACCCGCCAGATCGCCCTGGGCGCCCTGCGCGAGCTGGACGTCCTCGCCCCGTGA
- a CDS encoding gluconokinase, with product MEKPPVIVVMGVAGTGKTTIGPLVAEQLGVPYAEGDDFHPAANVAKMSAGVPLDDADRWPWLDAIGRWAAGRAGLGGVVSSSALKRVYRDRLRAAAPGVVFLHLTGDRALVGERMAARRGHFMPTALLDSQFATLQPLGDDEAGVAVDVAGTPADIADRAVAALRRRAG from the coding sequence ATGGAGAAACCCCCGGTCATCGTCGTGATGGGGGTCGCCGGAACCGGCAAGACCACCATCGGACCGCTGGTCGCCGAGCAGCTCGGCGTGCCGTACGCGGAGGGGGACGACTTCCACCCCGCGGCGAACGTCGCCAAGATGTCGGCCGGCGTCCCGCTGGACGACGCCGACCGGTGGCCCTGGCTCGACGCGATCGGCCGGTGGGCCGCGGGGCGGGCCGGGCTCGGCGGCGTGGTGAGCAGCTCGGCGCTGAAGCGCGTCTACCGGGACCGGCTGCGGGCCGCGGCACCCGGCGTCGTCTTCCTGCACCTGACCGGGGACCGGGCCCTCGTCGGGGAACGGATGGCGGCGCGCCGGGGCCACTTCATGCCGACGGCCCTGCTCGACTCGCAGTTCGCCACGCTCCAGCCGCTCGGCGACGACGAGGCCGGGGTCGCGGTCGACGTGGCCGGCACGCCGGCGGACATCGCCGACCGGGCGGTGGCCGCGCTGCGCCGCCGGGCCGGCTGA